A region of Saimiri boliviensis isolate mSaiBol1 chromosome 8, mSaiBol1.pri, whole genome shotgun sequence DNA encodes the following proteins:
- the RTP2 gene encoding receptor-transporting protein 2, with protein MCTSLTTCEWKKVFYEKMEVAKPADSWELIIDPNLKPNELAPGWKQYLEQHASGRFHCSWCWHTWQSAHVVILFHMHLDQAQRMGSVRMRVFKQLCYECGTARLDESSMLEENIEGLVDNLITSLREQCYGEDGGHYRIHVASRPDSGPHRAEFCEACQEGIAHWKPSEKLLEEEAITDTLSEASRPRAPAGSGYNFLSLRWCLFWASLCLLVGYLQFSFRSSAFL; from the exons ATGTGTACCAGTCTGACCACTTGTGAATGGAAGAAAGTCTTCTATGAGAAGATggaggtggcaaagccagccgACAGCTGGGAGCTCATCATCGACCCCAACCTCAAGCCCAATGAGCTGGCCCCTGGCTGGAAGCAGTACCTGGAGCAGCACGCCTCAGGCAG GTTCCACTGCTCCTGGTGCTGGCACACCTGGCAGTCTGCCCACGTGGTCATCCTCTTCCATATGCATCTGGACCAAGCCCAGCGGATGGGCTCGGTGCGTATGCGCGTCTTCAAGCAGCTGTGCTATGAGTGCGGCACGGCGCGGCTGGACGAGTCCAGCATGCTGGAGGAGAACATCGAGGGCCTGGTGGACAACCTCATCACCAGCCTGCGCGAGCAGTGCTACGGCGAGGATGGCGGCCACTACCGCATCCACGTGGCCAGCCGCCCGGACAGCGGGCCGCATCGTGCAGAGTTCTGCGAGGCCTGCCAGGAGGGCATCGCGCACTGGAAGCCCAGCGAGAAGCTGCTGGAGGAGGAGGCGATCACCGACACCCTCTCGGAAGCCTCCAGGCCGAGGGCCCCGGCGGGATCCGGCTACAACTTCTTGTCTCTTCGCTGGTGCCTCTTCTGGGCCTCTCTCTGCCTGCTCGTCGGCTACCTGCAGTTCTCCTTCCGCAGCTCTGCCTTCCTTTAG